From the Manihot esculenta cultivar AM560-2 chromosome 3, M.esculenta_v8, whole genome shotgun sequence genome, one window contains:
- the LOC110612245 gene encoding uncharacterized protein LOC110612245 isoform X2, producing the protein MSGSGGVSIARARGENRFYVSPAMRKQQQLQQQQQQQKQRQGSLISKNCAVEMEKRMDSDQCGSMSSSSTASNCYCSISGRVEGECNSTNLDRFLEYSTPVVPAQYLPKTSIRRWRTSEAEHHPYFMLGDLWESFKEWSAYGAGVPLLLNGSETVMQYYVPYLSGIQLYIDPSRPSPVLRRPGEESDAESSRETSSDGSSEYGADRGVNNVLQWNWTQQNVVDANIKSLNRLSLRNKPFRGSSSDECEISNPSGQLVFEYMEHASPFTRQPLADKFPELETYRSCDLSPSSWLSVAWYPIYRIPMGPTLQNLDACFLTFHSLSTPFQSQYTDELPLYSVREVPCADMSFKLPLPTFGLASYKFKVSFWNPNGVYECQKVNSLLRAADNWLRLLQVNHPDFVFFITHNSSWR; encoded by the exons ATGTCAGGGTCCGGTGGGGTTTCGATCGCCCGAGCCCGCGGTGAGAACCGATTCTATGTTTCTCCAGCGATGCGAAAGCAGCAGCAGCTACAacaacagcagcagcagcagaagCAGAGGCAGGGATCCTTGATTTCCAAGAATTGTGCGGTGGAGATGGAAAAGAGAATGGATTCCGATCAATGTGGCTCGATGTCTTCGTCGTCGACGGCGTCAAATTGTTATTGTTCGATTTCGGGCCGGGTTGAGGGCGAGTGTAATTCCACGAATTTAGATCGGTTCTTGGAGTACTCTACTCCTGTGGTTCCTGCCCAGTATTTGCCAAAG ACAAGCATTAGGCGATGGAGAACCAGTGAAGCAGAGCATCACCCATACTTTATGCTAGGTGATCTATGGGAATCTTTTAAAGAGTGGAGTGCCTATGGTGCGGGTGTTCCCCTTCTGTTAAATGGAAGTGAAACTGTTATGCAGTATTATGTTCCCTATTTGTCTGGCATTCAGCTGTATATAGATCCATCAAGACCCTCTCCAGTCCTAAG GAGGCCTGGTGAGGAAAGTGATGCCGAGTCCTCCAGGGAAACCAGTAGTGATGGTAGCAGTGAATATGGAGCAGATAGAGGAGTAAACAATGTTCTCCAGTGGAATTGGACCCAGCAAAATGTTGTAGATGCAAATATTAAAAGTTTGAATAGACTCTCACTAAGAAATAAACCTTTCAGAGGCTCATCAAGTGATGAATGTGAGATTTCCAATCCCTCAGGTCAGCTTGTTTTTGAATACATGGAGCATGCTTCACCATTTACTCGTCAACCATTGGCTGATAAG TTTCCAGAACTCGAGACTTACAGGAGTTGTGATCTGTCACCTTCAAGTTGGCTGTCTGTTGCTTGGTATCCCATATATAGGATCCCAATGGGTCCCACACTACAGAATCTGGATGCCTGCTTTTTAACCTTTCATTCTTTATCAACACCCTTTCAAA GTCAGTACACTGATGAGTTGCCCCTCTATAGTGTTAGGGAGGTTCCCTGTGCTGATATGTCATTCAAGCTACCTTTGCCTACATTTGGTCTGGCTTCCTATAAGTTTAAAGTTTCATTTTGGAACCCAAATGGAGTTTATGAATGTCAAAAGGTGAATTCCCTGTTACGGGCTGCTGACAACTGGCTTAGGCTTTTGCAAGTGAATCATCCtgattttgttttctttatCACCCACAACTCAAGCTGGAGATGA
- the LOC110611701 gene encoding extensin-like: MDIHAKANSHRLINHHAQSLPLLPFSSSSFDGDSFKGKQNSTTKPQVTEIQVRIDCIYDLYIDFPQQKLTVIGWADPEKIVKAIRKTRKIVTICSHRQPSEPPQQPPEGGATPPTTEEIKRTPAEAPQAEAAEPPKDPPPPENPTTAEKPSSSPDTTDVNASQPTLAPEPKDVGEVHVICHHPPDYRYGYSFGHNYGDPWNRHPNCHGLPLEPTHPNGHELPTEPPQPVYVTHSYNIYRPSPYVTEYEYIHSPPCNIISSRMDNYRKDYHENTRNGNITSIFSDENPNVCGIV, encoded by the exons ATGGACATCCATGCTAAAGCAAATTCCCATCGACTAATCAATCACCATGCTCAATCCCTTCCTCTTCTTCCCTTCTCATCTTCAAGCTTTGACGGAGACTCTTTCAAGGGTAAACAAAACAGCACTACG AAACCTCAAGTTACAGAGATACAAGTCCGAATAGACT GTATATATGATCTATATATTGACTTCCCTCAACAGAAGTTGACAGTAATAGGGTGGGCAGATCCAGAAAAAATAGTGAAAGCCATTAGGAAAACTAGGAAGATTGTGACTATTTGTTCCCACAGACAGCCATCAGAACCACCACAACAGCCACCTGAAGGTGGTGCAACACCACCAACCACTGAAGAAATAAAACGTACCCCAGCAGAAGCTCCACAAGCTGAAGCAGCAGAGCCACCAAAAGATCCACCACCACCTGAGAATCCAACAACAGCAGAGAAACCATCATCATCACCTGATACTACAGATGTCAATGCAAGTCAGCCTACACTAGCCCCTGAACCAAAAGATGTAGGAGAGGTTCATGTTATATGCCATCATCCTCCTGATTATAGGTATGGGTATAGCTTTGGTCATAATTATGGTGATCCCTGGAACAGACACCCAAACTGCCATGGACTTCCACTAGAGCCCACACACCCTAATGGCCATGAACTACCAACAGAACCACCACAGCCAGTCTATGTGACTCACAGCTATAACATATATAGGCCATCACCATATGTCACAGAATATGAGTACATCCACTCTCCACCATGCAACATAATTTCTAGTAGGATGGATAATTACAGAAAGGATTATCATGAAAATACTCGCAATGGAAACATCACATCTATCTTCAGTGATGAAAATCCAAATGTGTGTGGCATAGTGTGA
- the LOC110611702 gene encoding BTB/POZ and MATH domain-containing protein 2-like produces the protein MDQSGKECHKIHTHFGTTLDSGPYALKHRGRVLNDFFRRDLLETSDYLKDDTLVVRCCVGVVIYAEEEPHPQFGHSLGNLAGSGSRNDVNFQVDGEEYAAEELK, from the exons ATGGATCAGAGTGGGAAAGAATGCCACAAGATTCATACCCATTTCGGAACAACTCTTGATAGTGGACCTTACGCACTCAAACATCGAGGGA GAGTTTTAAACGATTTTTTTAGAAGAGATCTACTAGAGACATCAGATTATCTCAAGGATGATACCTTGGTAGTTCGGTGTTGTGTTGGTGTCGTTATATACGCAGAGGAAGAGCCTCACCCTCAATTTGGGCATAGTTTAGGCAATCTTGCAGGAAGTGGAAGCAGAAACGATGTTAATTTTCAAGTTGACGGAGAAGAATATGCTGCCGAGGAGCTCAAGTAG
- the LOC110610692 gene encoding major allergen Pru ar 1, translating to MGIVTNDTEIASAIPAAKLFKIFFLDSSNNFPKFLPQVFKSIEILEGDGGPGSITKTTFAEGTELKYIKHKVDAVDKDNLIYNYTAVEGDPWLEGLDKISYETKIVASPDGGSISKCTTKYFPKGDSQLNEDKIKEGQQKALELFKAVEAIILANPDAY from the exons ATGGGCATTGTGACTAACGACACTGAGATTGCAAGCGCAATCCCTGCTGCCAAGTTGTTCAAGATCTTTTTCCTGGATTCCTCCAACAATTTCCCCAAGTTTCTGCCTCAGGTCTTTAAGAGTATTGAGATTCTTGAAGGTGATGGAGGCCCTGGAAGCATTACCAAGACTACTTTTGCTGAAG GAACCGAGTTGAAGTACATCAAGCACAAGGTTGATGCGGTAGATAAAGACAACTTGATTTACAACTACACTGCTGTTGAAGGTGATCCATGGTTGGAAGGACTAGACAAAATTTCTTATGAGACAAAGATAGTGGCTTCTCCTGATGGGGGATCTATCAGCAAGTGCACCACCAAGTACTTCCCCAAGGGTGACAGTCAGCTCAATGAAGACAAAATCAAGGAAGGCCAACAGAAAGCCCTGGAACTCTTCAAGGCTGTTGAAGCCATTATCTTGGCAAATCCTGATGCCTATTAA
- the LOC110610691 gene encoding major allergen Pru ar 1, producing the protein MGIVTNDTEIASAIPAAKLFKIFLLDSPNTFPKILPQVFRSIEILEGDGGPGTITKTTFAEGTQLKYIKHKVDVVDKDNFIYNYTAVEGDPWLEGLDKISYETKIVASPDGGSISKCTTKYFPKGDSQLNEDKIKEGQQKALELFKAVEAIILANPDAY; encoded by the exons ATGGGCATTGTGACTAACGACACTGAGATTGCAAGCGCAATCCCTGCCGCCAAGTTGTTCAAGATctttctccttgattctcccAACACTTTTCCCAAGATTCTGCCTCAGGTCTTTAGGAGTATTGAAATTCTTGAAGGGGATGGAGGCCCTGGAACCATTACCAAAACTACTTTTGCTGAAG GGACCCAATTAAAGTACATCAAGCACAAGGTTGATGTGGTAGATAAAGACAACTTCATTTACAACTACACTGCTGTTGAAGGTGATCCATGGTTGGAAGGACTAGACAAAATTTCTTATGAGACAAAGATAGTAGCTTCTCCCGATGGGGGATCTATCAGCAAGTGCACCACCAAGTACTTCCCCAAGGGTGACAGTCAGCTCAATGAAGACAAAATCAAGGAAGGCCAACAGAAAGCCCTGGAACTCTTCAAGGCTGTTGAAGCCATTATCTTGGCAAATCCTGATGCCTATTAA
- the LOC110612172 gene encoding protein DEHYDRATION-INDUCED 19 homolog 4 translates to MASDSWSSRLSTSSRRYFPRSDLYEENDVDEDLKAEFLCPFCAEDFDVVGLCCHIDEEHPVEAKNGVCPVCAKRVGMDIVGHITMQHGNFFKVQRKRRLRKGGSNSAFSLLRKELREGSLQSLLGGSSCFVSSSNIEPDPLLSSFILNPPSLDEPLNIQPVSSAEVGSVKGSTNEEFRERKVQQSLLSDEDQEEKSQRCRFVQGLLLSTILEDEL, encoded by the exons ATGGCTTCTGATTCGTGGAGCTCTCGCTTATCGACTTCTTCAAGACGCTACTTTCCTCGATCTG ATCTGTACGAGGAAAACGATGTAGACGAGGATTTGAAAGCCGAATTTTTGTGTCCGTTTTGCGCTGAGGATTTCGACGTTGTTGGACTCTGTTGTCACATCGACGAGGAGCATCCTGTTGAAGCCAAAAATGGG GTGTGCCCAGTCTGTGCTAAACGGGTGGGAATGGATATTGTTGGCCACATTACTATGCAACATGGCAACTTCTTCAAG GTGCAGCGGAAAAGGAGATTGCGTAAGGGAGGATCTAACTCTGCATTTTCACTATTGAGAAAAGAGCTGCGAGAAGGAAGTTTACAATCGCTTCTTGGTGGATCTTCGTGCTTTGTTTCTTCCTCCAACATAGAACCAGATCCATTGCTTTCGTCATTTATACTTAATCCACCTTCTCTGGATGAACCTCTGAACATACAGCCTGTTTCTTCAGCTGAAGTAGGCTCAGTAAAGGGGAGCACCAATGAGGAGTTCCGGGAAAG AAAAGTGCAACAGTCTCTGCTGTCAGACGAAGACCAGGAGGAGAAATCTCAGAGGTGCAGGTTTGTGCAGGGTCTGCTGCTGTCCACCATTCTTGAAGATGAGTTATGA
- the LOC110612245 gene encoding uncharacterized protein LOC110612245 isoform X1 codes for MSGSGGVSIARARGENRFYVSPAMRKQQQLQQQQQQQKQRQGSLISKNCAVEMEKRMDSDQCGSMSSSSTASNCYCSISGRVEGECNSTNLDRFLEYSTPVVPAQYLPKTSIRRWRTSEAEHHPYFMLGDLWESFKEWSAYGAGVPLLLNGSETVMQYYVPYLSGIQLYIDPSRPSPVLRRPGEESDAESSRETSSDGSSEYGADRGVNNVLQWNWTQQNVVDANIKSLNRLSLRNKPFRGSSSDECEISNPSGQLVFEYMEHASPFTRQPLADKISVLALQFPELETYRSCDLSPSSWLSVAWYPIYRIPMGPTLQNLDACFLTFHSLSTPFQSQYTDELPLYSVREVPCADMSFKLPLPTFGLASYKFKVSFWNPNGVYECQKVNSLLRAADNWLRLLQVNHPDFVFFITHNSSWR; via the exons ATGTCAGGGTCCGGTGGGGTTTCGATCGCCCGAGCCCGCGGTGAGAACCGATTCTATGTTTCTCCAGCGATGCGAAAGCAGCAGCAGCTACAacaacagcagcagcagcagaagCAGAGGCAGGGATCCTTGATTTCCAAGAATTGTGCGGTGGAGATGGAAAAGAGAATGGATTCCGATCAATGTGGCTCGATGTCTTCGTCGTCGACGGCGTCAAATTGTTATTGTTCGATTTCGGGCCGGGTTGAGGGCGAGTGTAATTCCACGAATTTAGATCGGTTCTTGGAGTACTCTACTCCTGTGGTTCCTGCCCAGTATTTGCCAAAG ACAAGCATTAGGCGATGGAGAACCAGTGAAGCAGAGCATCACCCATACTTTATGCTAGGTGATCTATGGGAATCTTTTAAAGAGTGGAGTGCCTATGGTGCGGGTGTTCCCCTTCTGTTAAATGGAAGTGAAACTGTTATGCAGTATTATGTTCCCTATTTGTCTGGCATTCAGCTGTATATAGATCCATCAAGACCCTCTCCAGTCCTAAG GAGGCCTGGTGAGGAAAGTGATGCCGAGTCCTCCAGGGAAACCAGTAGTGATGGTAGCAGTGAATATGGAGCAGATAGAGGAGTAAACAATGTTCTCCAGTGGAATTGGACCCAGCAAAATGTTGTAGATGCAAATATTAAAAGTTTGAATAGACTCTCACTAAGAAATAAACCTTTCAGAGGCTCATCAAGTGATGAATGTGAGATTTCCAATCCCTCAGGTCAGCTTGTTTTTGAATACATGGAGCATGCTTCACCATTTACTCGTCAACCATTGGCTGATAAG ATCTCAGTTCTTGCCTTGCAGTTTCCAGAACTCGAGACTTACAGGAGTTGTGATCTGTCACCTTCAAGTTGGCTGTCTGTTGCTTGGTATCCCATATATAGGATCCCAATGGGTCCCACACTACAGAATCTGGATGCCTGCTTTTTAACCTTTCATTCTTTATCAACACCCTTTCAAA GTCAGTACACTGATGAGTTGCCCCTCTATAGTGTTAGGGAGGTTCCCTGTGCTGATATGTCATTCAAGCTACCTTTGCCTACATTTGGTCTGGCTTCCTATAAGTTTAAAGTTTCATTTTGGAACCCAAATGGAGTTTATGAATGTCAAAAGGTGAATTCCCTGTTACGGGCTGCTGACAACTGGCTTAGGCTTTTGCAAGTGAATCATCCtgattttgttttctttatCACCCACAACTCAAGCTGGAGATGA
- the LOC110610690 gene encoding major allergen Pru ar 1 has product MGAVTFERRITTTIPPAKIFKVLVLEADNAVPTILPQLIESVEILEGDGGPGTIKKTNFAEGSEFKYIRTIVEAMDKDNMTHCYSVIGGDQWLDVLEKITYETKVEASPDGGSIIKTSSKYFPKENYEIIEDQVQAGAEKALVFFKAVEAYLLANPDAFN; this is encoded by the exons ATGGGTGCTGTAACTTTTGAGAGGAGAATTACAACCACGATCCCCCCAGCCAAGATTTTCAAGGTTTTAGTCCTGGAAGCTGACAACGCCGTCCCCACGATTCTGCCTCAGCTCATTGAAAGCGTGGAGATTCTGGAAGGAGATGGAGGGCCTGGAACCATCAAGAAGACCAACTTTGCAGAAG GCAGCGAATTCAAGTACATTAGGACCATAGTTGAAGCAATGGACAAAGATAATATGACGCATTGCTACAGTGTAATTGGAGGAGATCAATGGTTGGATGTGCTTGAGAAAATTACGTATGAGACTAAAGTTGAAGCTTCTCCTGATGGAGGATCCATTATCAAGACTAGTAGCAAGTACTTTCCCAAAGAAAATTATGAAATCATTGAAGACCAAGTCCAGGCTGGTGCTGAGAAAGCTTTAGTATTTTTCAAGGCTGTTGAAGCCTATCTCTTGGCTAATCCTGATgcctttaattaa
- the LOC110610693 gene encoding major strawberry allergen Fra a 1-2, with protein MGFVTYEMELISIVSPTKLFSAIVLEAGDFLPKIFPQLIASFITIEGDGGPGTIKQINYVDGKYVKERTDAIDKENFMYAYSVIEGEALMNKFEKLCYEYKFEGRPDGDGGSICRSNIKYYTIGNTEMKQEEIDARKEKSLEMFRAIEAYLLANPES; from the exons ATGGGTTTCGTCACTTATGAAATGGAGCTCATCAGCATCGTCTCTCCAACCAAGTTGTTCAGTGCCATTGTCCTTGAAGCTGGAGACTTTCTCCCCAAGATCTTCCCACAGCTTATTGCAAGCTTCATCACCATTGAAGGAGATGGAGGTCCCGGAACCATTAAGCAAATTAACTACGTCGACG GGAAGTATGTGAAGGAGAGGACAGATGCGATAGACAAGGAGAATTTCATGTATGCCTATTCAGTGATTGAAGGTGAAGCATTGATGAACAAATTTGAGAAACTGTGTTATGAGTATAAGTTTGAGGGAAGGCCTGATGGTGATGGAGGATCCATTTGCAGGAGCAACATCAAATACTACACTATTGGAAACACTGAGATGAAGCAGGAGGAAATTGATGCCCGCAAAGAGAAGTCCCTGGAAATGTTCAGGGCCATTGAAGCCTACCTCTTGGCAAATCCTGAATCCTGA